DNA from Ananas comosus cultivar F153 linkage group 12, ASM154086v1, whole genome shotgun sequence:
AATTACTGTAATAATacttgcatatatattatagtgTATATAAAATAAAGGTTATTTCTTAATCatgttgattaattaataaattactttgtacaattattgaaaatatatttacattttttctTGTGCTATATATTCTATAACACATGCTATGAATGTGAAACATTCATAAgagcaaaattggcattttaaaaaaattcaattaactTTTTTCACTATCCTTGTCTTCTTTCAAGAAATTAACCAAACATCATATTGCTTATACCCTAGTATAAGTTAATAtaaatccaaacaaaaaattattggaaTTCCTTTCTATTCTAGAATATTGAGATATACcaaggataaaaaaatttatcccgTATGACATAATTCCATTGCCAAACGGAGCCTTAAATAGTAACTTGTCTATCCCCCTTTTGGTATAAAACATCATCCGGCATAACAAACTGAGTTGTTCATCTTAACCTTTTGTGTGCCCTAGTGCTCTAGTTCTTGAAGTATTCAATGATGGGCTTTGTCCAATCTCTTTTGGGTGAATCTACACGTCCGATACACATGTTTTAATTGAAATACAATGAGAGTTATCTTTTCTCAACCACAATTTCTTCGTTCGGCCAAAATATGTGCCGCATCATTGGCTTCCTAATTCATCCATCTTGGTAAACTCTCAAACTCTACATCTTCGAATTCGAAACTCTCCAGAGAGAGTTTCTTTGCAACTTCTAAATACTCCTGTAGGTACTTGTTGTTGCGCTTGAACTCTCCAGCTACATGCTTAATCACAAGTAATGAACATCCCCCAACCTTCATAGTTGTTGAGCCCAAATCCTTCAACAATTACATCCCAATGATGATGACCTCGTATTCGACTTGATTATTTAACTAGTCAAGTTCAAGCTCGGAAGCAAACTTTATAGTCTTTCCATCCAGAGATGGGAGAATGATTCTGACCCTAGCTCCTCATGTCGTCCTTGATCCATTGAAAACAGAAAAACTCGCATTATGTTGAtagagcaaaatcaaaatttgaatcaaaatctgcaGGAAATAATAATGAATCTCATAGAAACCTAATCAAAGGGATTGAATGATCAAAGCAATTGATTATGGAGAATTACGGAGAATTATGGAGAAATCTGATTACATGATTCTAGCATCTAATTATTGTGTAAGCTACTATAATTGTACATTCCTTACTCTGAAACTTGTttctttgtatttatatatgtaagaaTCAAATGCTGTAATATATTGAGAATTTTCTCTCTAATCTCTCTAATTCCACTTCCATTATTTTGCTTctttatggtatcagagcagaacCTCTACATTTGAGACCGAAACATTTTCTCAAGCACGGCGAAGAACAATTCCGAGTTGATGATTCAGAGCTTTCATCAGATGGCAAGTCTGTTATCAGTTAAACTCTCTTCCTCCAATTTTTTACTGTGGAAATCACAGATTTATCCCCTCATTCGTAGTGCACATCTTCTTCATCACATAGAAGAAGATGCACCTACAAAAATGATTTTAAAAGGAGATAAGGAGGAAGAAAATCCAGAATATACAATATGGATTAATAATGATGGACTCCTTACCAGCTGGCTCTTAGGAACTATGGCGGAGGAAGTTCTTGGCTTGGTTATTGGATGCAACAATGTAAGAGAAATATGGAAATGTCTAGATGAACATTTCTTTGATTCTaccaaagagaaagaaatgCATCTAAAGAACCAGCTAGCAGTTCTGAAGGGAAATCAACCTTTAGAtgaatttattagaaaattcaaaCACTCATGTGATTGTCTTGCAGCAATACAACAACCTTTAGATGATGTTGATAAAGTTTTTCAATTATCGAGAGTCCTAGGATCCCGTTATAGAACTTATAACTTAGTTGTTCTATCAAAGCCACCATATCCTACCTTTAATGAATATATCATGGGGCTGAAAGGATTTGAACAGCAACTAGCTCtagaagatgaagaggagaaAGCCAAAGCACCAAATTATGCTCAAGCCTTCATTGcccaaagaggaagaggaggttgTGGCAGGAACAATGGAGGACACAATTTCAATTCAAGAGGAAGAGGATTTGTTCAATCTGGAACCTATAATAACCAGGGTGGTTGAAACAACAGAAACTTCTTCACAAATAATACTCCACAATCTCAACAAGGAAATTTCCAAAGAAAAAATCAGCAACAACCCAATCAAGGTGAACTTTCTTGCCAAATTTGTGGTATATCTGGTCATATTGCTCTCAAATGCTTCTACAGATTTGATCATGCATATCAAAGCGAAGATCTGCCACAAGCCTTTGCAACAATGTCTTTGCCAAATGATAAAGACCCAACCGTCTATGCCGATACTACAGCTACAGCTCATATGACATCAGACGGAGGTATTCTTCATTCTAAATATCCATATTATGGTAAAACAAAAGTCTATACTGGTGATGGAACTGCTCTTCCTATTACACATACTGGATCAGGATCAATAGGATCTGTTAAATTGAACAATGTGTTAGTAGTACCTGAATTGAAAAAGAATTTGCTATCTGTTAGTCAATTCACTGAAGAAAACCCATGTGTTTTTGTATTCTCATCAACTGGTTTTGTGATAAAGGATCCACTAACACAAATGATTCTAGCTAAAGGAACTAAGAAAGAAAAGCTTTATGCActagaggaaggagaagaatatGCACTTGCAGTTCTCAAAGCAGGAAAGGCAGAAGATTCAATGATTCAATTTGGCACTGTCGATTATGGCATCTGCATTCGCGTATTCTACAAACTTTAGCTTCAAATAATGTAATAAAGGTTTCTTCGTGGACAAGACCAGTCGGTCTTTGCACTAGCTGTCAAATGGGAAAAAGTTGTAAACTTCTCTTCAAAATGAAAAGTCTAAGTTTACTTTTGAGAAAATTCATTGCGACTTACGGGGTCCTTTGCCTATCCGTTCTgtccaaaattttcaatattatgtTATCTTTGTGGATGATTTTATATTAGTAGATTTACTTGGTTTTATCCACTCAAAAGGAAATCTGATTTCTTCAATTGCTTTCTGAAATTTCAACGGTTGATCGAGAATCAATTTGAAAGAACTATCAAAATCT
Protein-coding regions in this window:
- the LOC109718063 gene encoding uncharacterized protein LOC109718063, encoding MIQSFHQMASLLSVKLSSSNFLLWKSQIYPLIRSAHLLHHIEEDAPTKMILKGDKEEENPEYTIWINNDGLLTSWLLGTMAEEVLGLVIGCNNVREIWKCLDEHFFDSTKEKEMHLKNQLAVLKGNQPLDEFIRKFKHSCDCLAAIQQPLDDVDKVFQLSRVLGSRYRTYNLVVLSKPPYPTFNEYIMGLKGFEQQLALEDEEEKAKAPNYAQAFIAQRGRGGCGRNNGGHNFNSRGRGFVQSGTYNNQGG